In the genome of Kitasatospora cathayae, one region contains:
- a CDS encoding rhomboid-like protein: MTGSTTGVPQAHRTAWWARAARATWRYVRRAPGTYIWLAILLVTTEVIRHVDAATADRILHRRSTNLHHLQVSPVRVLATSALWIAGGGWLSYFALYNLFHVPAERWLGTLRWISVAMLAHVGATYLSEGLLGWAIHRGLAAPRAVYTLDYGVSYALAGVVGVLTYLIVRPWRYLYLAGVLAVYVVGVFQGRDYTGIGHLSAALIGLACYPLTRR; the protein is encoded by the coding sequence ATGACCGGCAGCACCACCGGGGTGCCGCAGGCGCACCGGACGGCCTGGTGGGCACGTGCGGCCCGCGCGACGTGGCGCTACGTCCGGCGCGCCCCCGGCACCTACATCTGGCTGGCGATCCTGCTGGTCACCACGGAGGTGATCCGGCACGTCGACGCGGCGACCGCCGACCGCATCCTGCACCGCCGCTCGACCAACCTGCACCACCTCCAGGTCTCGCCGGTCCGGGTGCTGGCGACCAGCGCGCTGTGGATCGCGGGCGGCGGCTGGCTGAGCTACTTCGCGCTGTACAACCTCTTCCACGTGCCCGCCGAGCGCTGGCTGGGCACGCTGCGCTGGATCTCGGTGGCGATGCTGGCGCACGTCGGCGCCACCTACCTCAGCGAGGGCCTCCTCGGCTGGGCGATCCACCGCGGCCTGGCGGCGCCGAGGGCCGTCTACACGCTCGACTACGGCGTCAGTTACGCGCTCGCCGGGGTGGTCGGGGTGCTCACCTACCTGATCGTGCGGCCCTGGCGGTACCTGTACCTGGCGGGGGTGCTGGCCGTGTACGTCGTCGGCGTCTTCCAGGGCCGGGACTACACCGGCATCGGTCACCTCAGCGCGGCGCTGATCGGCCTCGCCTGCTACCCGCTGACCAGGCGTTGA
- a CDS encoding nuclear transport factor 2 family protein — MSETDADREADSGSGADADADDIRALENRRFEALVTGDLDGFAEIAHPELAYTHSSGTLDTLDSYLTKCASGFFVYHWIEHPIDRITVIGDTAIVIGEMRADLSVNGVHRKLENRSLAVWTRVDGKWKFLAYQATARN; from the coding sequence ATGAGCGAAACCGATGCCGACCGCGAGGCTGATTCCGGTTCCGGCGCCGATGCCGATGCCGATGACATCAGGGCCCTGGAGAACCGTCGCTTCGAAGCGCTCGTCACGGGCGATCTCGACGGGTTCGCCGAAATCGCCCATCCGGAACTCGCCTACACGCACTCCAGTGGAACGCTCGACACTTTGGATTCCTATCTCACGAAATGCGCGAGCGGCTTCTTCGTGTACCACTGGATCGAGCATCCGATAGACCGGATCACGGTGATCGGGGACACGGCCATCGTGATCGGCGAAATGCGGGCCGACCTGTCGGTGAACGGCGTGCACAGGAAACTGGAAAACCGGTCGCTCGCGGTGTGGACACGGGTGGACGGCAAGTGGAAGTTCCTCGCCTACCAGGCCACCGCCAGGAACTGA
- a CDS encoding GAP family protein has protein sequence MGEAIGPMLASAVAVALSPLPLIVVLLILASPRGRSNGLAFTAGWVLGLAAVVALVVAAGSALNPGNGEPTWSSWLKLVLGAALLLLAAEQWRDRPRPGHVTAPPAWLLGIDRLTPARSAGLAVALVVARPKTLLPAIGGAASIAAAPPGTGAKVLAAALMVLIGSLGTLLPLAVQLRGADRSLRALGEWRAWTAAHHAAIMTAVPVVLGADYLGGALSGLT, from the coding sequence ATGGGTGAGGCGATCGGCCCGATGCTGGCCTCGGCGGTGGCGGTCGCGCTCAGTCCGCTGCCACTGATCGTCGTGCTCCTGATCCTCGCCTCGCCCCGCGGCCGGTCCAACGGGCTCGCGTTCACGGCGGGCTGGGTGCTCGGCCTGGCGGCGGTCGTGGCCCTGGTGGTGGCGGCCGGCAGCGCGCTGAACCCGGGCAATGGCGAACCGACCTGGTCGTCCTGGCTGAAGCTCGTCCTCGGCGCCGCGCTGCTCCTGCTGGCGGCCGAGCAGTGGCGCGACCGTCCCCGGCCCGGGCACGTCACCGCACCCCCGGCGTGGCTGCTGGGGATCGACCGCCTCACCCCCGCCAGGTCCGCCGGGCTCGCCGTCGCCCTGGTCGTGGCCCGGCCGAAGACCCTGCTCCCGGCCATCGGCGGCGCCGCCTCGATCGCCGCCGCTCCGCCCGGCACCGGTGCGAAGGTCCTGGCCGCCGCCCTGATGGTGCTGATCGGTTCGCTGGGCACCCTCCTGCCGCTCGCCGTCCAGCTCCGCGGCGCCGACCGCTCGCTCCGCGCCCTCGGCGAATGGCGCGCCTGGACCGCCGCGCACCACGCGGCGATCATGACGGCCGTCCCGGTCGTGCTCGGCGCCGACTACCTCGGCGGCGCCCTCTCCGGGCTCACCTGA
- a CDS encoding TrpB-like pyridoxal phosphate-dependent enzyme → MRKRVLLSENDLPDRWYNIIPDLPAPLPGPLNPATLEPLKPQDLAELLPQKIIEHEFTRERWVDIPEEVREVYKIWRPSPLVRASQLERSLDTPARIYFKYEGVSPSGSHKPNTAVVQAYYAAQEGVRRLTTETGAGQWGSALSFAGSLFGLEVNVYMVRASFEQKPYRKSLMQSWGAQVFASPTSRTEAGRAILTRDPESSGSIGIAISEAVEDALSRDDTKFALGSIMNNVLLHQSVIGLEAKKQMEIMGDYPDAVIACVGGGSNFAGLTYPFLQDRLNGDRPHTRFIAAEPEACPTLTRGKLAYDFADTAGLTPPLYMHTLGHDFIPGSIHAGGLRYHGDAPSLCLLKEHGLIEARAFPQTDVFEAAVRFARSEGFVIAPESAHGLQAAVIEALAAREAGEQRVILFNISGHGNFDLAAFDAFLAGALENPTVTDEQIVTSLSNLPSPAAAV, encoded by the coding sequence GTGCGGAAACGAGTCCTGCTGTCAGAGAACGACCTGCCCGACCGCTGGTACAACATCATTCCCGACCTGCCCGCTCCGCTTCCCGGCCCCCTCAACCCGGCGACGCTGGAGCCGCTGAAGCCCCAGGACCTGGCCGAGCTGCTGCCGCAGAAAATCATCGAGCACGAGTTCACCCGGGAGCGCTGGGTGGACATCCCCGAAGAGGTCCGCGAGGTCTACAAGATCTGGCGTCCGTCCCCCCTGGTCCGGGCATCGCAGTTGGAACGCTCCCTCGACACCCCGGCACGCATCTACTTCAAGTACGAGGGCGTGTCGCCCTCCGGCTCGCACAAGCCCAACACCGCGGTGGTCCAGGCCTACTACGCGGCGCAGGAGGGGGTCCGTCGGCTGACCACCGAGACCGGCGCAGGGCAGTGGGGCTCGGCCCTGTCCTTCGCCGGTTCCCTCTTCGGGCTGGAGGTCAACGTCTACATGGTCAGGGCCTCCTTCGAGCAGAAGCCGTACCGCAAGTCGCTGATGCAGAGTTGGGGAGCCCAGGTCTTCGCCTCGCCGACCAGCCGGACCGAGGCCGGCCGCGCCATCCTCACCCGGGACCCGGAATCCTCCGGGAGCATCGGCATCGCCATCAGCGAGGCCGTCGAGGACGCCCTGAGCCGGGACGACACCAAGTTCGCGCTCGGCTCGATCATGAACAACGTCCTGCTGCACCAGTCCGTGATCGGGCTGGAGGCGAAGAAGCAGATGGAGATCATGGGGGACTACCCCGACGCGGTGATCGCCTGCGTCGGCGGCGGTTCCAACTTCGCCGGGCTGACCTACCCGTTCCTGCAGGACCGGCTGAACGGCGACCGCCCCCACACCCGGTTCATCGCGGCGGAGCCGGAAGCCTGCCCCACGCTCACCCGCGGCAAGCTGGCCTACGACTTCGCCGACACCGCCGGGCTGACTCCTCCGCTCTACATGCACACCCTCGGGCACGACTTCATCCCGGGCTCGATCCACGCCGGCGGCCTGCGGTACCACGGCGACGCGCCGAGCCTGTGCCTGCTCAAGGAGCACGGGCTGATCGAGGCCCGCGCCTTCCCGCAGACAGACGTGTTCGAGGCGGCCGTCCGCTTCGCCCGCAGCGAGGGCTTCGTCATCGCGCCCGAGTCGGCCCACGGGCTGCAGGCGGCCGTCATCGAGGCGCTGGCGGCCCGCGAGGCCGGCGAGCAGCGGGTGATCCTCTTCAACATCTCCGGACACGGCAACTTCGACCTGGCCGCCTTCGACGCCTTCCTGGCCGGCGCCCTGGAGAACCCCACCGTCACCGACGAGCAGATCGTGACTAGCCTGAGCAACCTGCCGTCGCCGGCGGCCGCGGTCTGA
- the argG gene encoding argininosuccinate synthase: protein MSKVLSKLPVGERIGIAFSGGLDTSVAVAWMREHGAVPYAYTADIGQYDEPNLADVPARGRAYGAEQARLIDCRAPLVEEGLAALACGAFHIRSAGQTYFNTTPLGRAVTGTLLVRAMQEDGVSIWGDGSTYKGNDIERFYRYGLLANPNLRIYKPWLDQDFVNQLGGRKEMSEWLAERDLPYRDSAEKAYSTDANIWGATHEAKRLEYLDTSMEIVAPIMGVAFWDPAVEIQTEDVTVDFEFGRPVRINGREFGSAVDLVHEANRIGGRHGLGMSDQIENRIIEAKSRGIYEAPGMALLHIAYERLLNAIHNEDTLATYHTQGRRLGRLMYEGRWFDPQALMLRDSLQKWVGQAVTGSVTLRLRRGQDYSVIDTQGPNFSYHPEKLSMERSVDAAFVPDDRIGQLTMRNLDIADSRSKLEQYAGHGQLAQWSGLIGELAPGGAAPIASGTGNEAEPTALDHAAMESGTD, encoded by the coding sequence ATGTCGAAGGTCTTGAGCAAGCTGCCGGTCGGTGAACGGATCGGCATCGCATTCTCCGGTGGGTTGGACACCTCCGTCGCGGTCGCGTGGATGCGCGAGCACGGCGCCGTCCCCTACGCCTACACGGCCGACATCGGCCAGTACGACGAGCCGAACCTCGCCGACGTCCCCGCCCGTGGCCGCGCCTACGGCGCCGAGCAGGCCCGCCTGATCGACTGTCGGGCCCCGCTGGTCGAGGAGGGCCTGGCCGCCCTGGCCTGCGGTGCCTTCCACATCCGCTCCGCCGGGCAGACCTACTTCAACACCACCCCGCTCGGCCGCGCCGTGACCGGCACCCTGCTGGTGCGGGCCATGCAGGAGGACGGCGTCTCCATCTGGGGCGACGGTTCGACCTACAAGGGCAACGACATCGAGCGGTTCTACCGCTACGGCCTGCTCGCCAACCCGAACCTGCGGATCTACAAGCCGTGGCTGGACCAGGACTTCGTCAACCAGCTCGGCGGCCGCAAGGAGATGTCCGAGTGGCTCGCCGAGCGCGACCTGCCGTACCGGGACTCGGCCGAGAAGGCCTACTCCACCGACGCCAACATCTGGGGCGCCACCCACGAGGCCAAGCGGCTGGAGTACCTGGACACCTCGATGGAGATCGTCGCCCCGATCATGGGCGTCGCCTTCTGGGACCCGGCCGTCGAGATCCAGACCGAGGACGTCACCGTCGACTTCGAGTTCGGCCGGCCGGTCCGGATCAACGGCCGTGAGTTCGGCTCCGCGGTCGACCTGGTGCACGAGGCCAACCGGATCGGTGGGCGGCACGGCCTGGGCATGTCCGACCAGATCGAGAACCGGATCATCGAGGCCAAGAGCCGCGGCATCTACGAGGCCCCCGGCATGGCGCTGCTGCACATCGCCTACGAGCGCCTGCTGAACGCCATCCACAACGAGGACACCCTCGCCACCTACCACACCCAGGGCCGGCGCCTCGGCCGGCTGATGTACGAGGGCCGCTGGTTCGACCCGCAGGCGCTCATGCTGCGCGACAGCCTGCAGAAGTGGGTCGGCCAGGCCGTCACCGGCAGCGTCACGCTGCGGCTGCGGCGCGGCCAGGACTACTCGGTGATCGACACCCAGGGTCCGAACTTCAGCTACCACCCCGAGAAGCTGTCGATGGAGCGCAGCGTCGACGCCGCCTTCGTCCCGGACGACCGGATCGGCCAGCTGACCATGCGGAACCTGGACATCGCCGACTCGCGCAGCAAGCTGGAGCAGTACGCGGGCCACGGCCAGCTGGCGCAGTGGAGCGGCCTGATCGGCGAGCTCGCGCCGGGCGGCGCGGCGCCGATCGCCTCCGGCACCGGCAACGAGGCGGAGCCCACCGCGCTCGACCACGCGGCGATGGAGTCCGGCACCGACTGA
- a CDS encoding VOC family protein produces MNAVRPPAEPLRAALHHVAVETADLDNCVAWYTEFFGGTAAWTLDEFSDLTRSRLPGIVRLTEVVAAGTRFHLFTRSDDYTLPQPDVPQFQHLCLAVPSAAELEQWRARWQRLFASGRFVFARPDPPTEIVVDDDKVSSLYLYDVNGLEFEFTHVPAEAEGR; encoded by the coding sequence GTGAACGCCGTACGACCTCCCGCCGAACCGCTCCGGGCGGCCCTGCACCACGTCGCGGTCGAGACCGCCGACCTCGACAACTGCGTGGCCTGGTACACCGAGTTCTTCGGCGGCACCGCCGCCTGGACCCTGGACGAGTTCTCCGACCTGACCCGCAGCAGGCTGCCCGGCATCGTCCGGCTCACCGAAGTGGTGGCCGCCGGCACCCGGTTCCACCTGTTCACCCGCTCGGACGACTACACCCTCCCGCAGCCGGACGTGCCGCAGTTCCAGCACCTGTGCCTCGCCGTCCCGTCGGCGGCCGAGCTGGAGCAATGGCGCGCCCGCTGGCAGCGGCTCTTCGCCTCGGGACGCTTCGTCTTCGCCCGGCCGGATCCGCCGACCGAGATCGTCGTGGACGACGACAAGGTCAGCAGCCTCTACCTCTACGACGTGAACGGACTGGAGTTCGAGTTCACCCACGTGCCGGCGGAGGCGGAGGGACGGTGA
- a CDS encoding rhomboid-like protein → MRDRLGTTRPADPTDTDSAAARRQAAGTASLRATAVSTARRLRLTTVYVVLLTVTASWLATQSHAERARFVRHNSSNVHHMEVGKWWTLFTSGLVVDGVPAWAGIAAVAVVLGLAEWRWGAARAGAVFVFGHLGATLLTEGAMWVMLIARIPGALSRARDVGISYGLVATAGCLLALGPPVLRRYGLPALALALAGAWATDQQLADAGHLVALGLGVLASRSPWLLARAARQGRREPDRREPGRREPGAGPDPIP, encoded by the coding sequence ATGAGGGACCGCCTCGGAACGACGAGACCGGCCGACCCGACCGACACCGACTCGGCCGCCGCCCGGCGCCAGGCCGCCGGAACGGCCTCCCTCAGAGCGACCGCCGTCAGCACGGCCCGCCGTCTGCGACTCACCACGGTCTACGTCGTCCTGCTGACCGTCACCGCCTCCTGGCTCGCTACCCAGAGCCACGCGGAGCGGGCCCGGTTCGTCCGGCACAACAGCAGCAACGTCCACCACATGGAAGTGGGCAAGTGGTGGACGTTGTTCACCAGTGGCCTGGTGGTCGACGGAGTCCCGGCGTGGGCCGGCATCGCCGCCGTGGCCGTGGTCCTGGGCCTGGCCGAGTGGCGCTGGGGTGCGGCCCGCGCGGGCGCGGTCTTCGTCTTCGGACACCTGGGCGCCACCCTGCTCACCGAGGGCGCCATGTGGGTGATGCTGATCGCCCGGATCCCCGGCGCGCTCTCCCGGGCCCGGGACGTGGGGATCAGCTACGGACTGGTCGCCACCGCCGGCTGCCTGCTCGCCCTGGGACCGCCCGTGCTGCGCCGGTACGGCCTGCCGGCCCTCGCCCTGGCACTGGCCGGGGCCTGGGCGACGGACCAGCAACTGGCCGACGCCGGGCACCTGGTGGCCCTCGGGCTCGGCGTCCTCGCCTCCCGCTCCCCCTGGCTGCTCGCCCGCGCCGCCCGCCAGGGCCGCCGAGAACCAGACCGCCGAGAACCGGGTCGCCGGGAACCGGGCGCGGGCCCGGATCCCATTCCCTGA
- a CDS encoding gamma-glutamyltransferase family protein, producing MVMTRPELRGTFGAVSSTHWLASAAGMAMLETGGNAFDAAVAAGFVLQVVEPHLNGPGGDVPIIGFDARTGRASVICGQGPMPLAATPAAFHDLGLTRIPGSGVLPATVPGAFGAWLKLLEEHGTLTLRQVISPAIGYAADGYPLLPRAAEAIEVLAPLFREEWAESGRTYLVNGAPPAAGSRMRNPALASTYQRILREAEAAGAGREQQIRAAHAAFYSGFVAEAIDTHLRHTEILDATGRRHRGLLTGDDLARWMPPTENTTSYHYQGLEVHKPGPWSQGPVFLQQLALLEGFDLTAMGLDSADYLHTVTECAKLAYADREAWYGDPDFSDVPVTALLDRDYNEQRRKLIDDRAAAELRPGSPRGLEPRIPRLDGPEPPHGAEWQRQLSAGLPTVVPPVLARTEARGDTCCLTVTDRHGNTVAATPSGGWLKSSPVIPGLGFALGTRGQMAWLDQGHPNALAPGKRPRTTLSPTLVLADGRARLAFGTPGGDQQDQWTLGFFLAHVHFGLDLQRAVETLAFHSEHVPSSFTPRTSQPRTIRIERRCPDPVTAELRRRGHEVEPVPDWSLGKVCAVGSDPDAGLIRAAASPRGEQAYAIAR from the coding sequence ATGGTGATGACGCGCCCCGAACTGCGCGGCACGTTCGGCGCGGTCTCCTCCACCCACTGGCTCGCCTCGGCGGCGGGCATGGCGATGCTGGAGACCGGTGGCAACGCCTTCGACGCCGCCGTGGCGGCCGGCTTCGTGCTGCAGGTCGTCGAACCGCATCTGAACGGGCCCGGCGGTGACGTGCCGATCATCGGCTTCGACGCCCGCACCGGCCGTGCCTCGGTGATCTGCGGGCAGGGACCGATGCCGCTCGCCGCCACGCCCGCGGCCTTCCACGACCTGGGCCTCACCCGGATCCCCGGCTCCGGGGTACTGCCGGCCACCGTGCCCGGAGCGTTCGGGGCCTGGCTCAAACTGCTCGAGGAGCACGGCACGCTGACCCTGCGGCAGGTGATCTCCCCCGCGATCGGGTACGCCGCCGACGGCTACCCCCTGCTGCCCCGGGCCGCCGAGGCGATCGAGGTCCTGGCACCGCTCTTCCGCGAGGAGTGGGCGGAGTCGGGCCGCACCTACCTCGTGAACGGTGCCCCGCCGGCCGCCGGTTCACGGATGCGCAACCCCGCGCTCGCGTCGACCTACCAGCGGATCCTCCGCGAGGCCGAAGCCGCCGGAGCGGGCCGTGAGCAACAGATCCGGGCGGCCCACGCGGCGTTCTACAGCGGTTTCGTCGCGGAGGCCATCGACACCCACCTGCGGCACACCGAGATCCTGGACGCCACCGGGCGGCGCCACCGCGGCCTGCTCACCGGTGACGACCTGGCCCGCTGGATGCCGCCGACCGAGAACACCACGAGCTACCACTATCAGGGCCTGGAAGTGCACAAGCCCGGCCCCTGGTCCCAGGGACCGGTCTTCCTCCAGCAACTGGCACTGCTGGAGGGCTTCGACCTGACCGCGATGGGCCTGGACAGCGCCGACTACCTGCACACCGTCACCGAGTGCGCCAAGCTGGCCTACGCGGACCGGGAAGCCTGGTACGGCGATCCCGACTTCTCGGACGTGCCGGTCACCGCCCTGCTCGACCGCGACTACAACGAGCAACGCCGGAAACTGATCGACGACCGCGCGGCCGCCGAGCTGCGCCCCGGCTCCCCCCGCGGTCTCGAACCGCGGATCCCCCGGCTGGACGGCCCCGAGCCGCCACATGGCGCGGAGTGGCAACGCCAGCTGTCGGCCGGGCTCCCCACGGTGGTCCCGCCCGTACTGGCACGGACCGAAGCACGCGGGGACACCTGCTGCCTGACGGTGACCGACCGGCACGGCAACACGGTGGCCGCCACGCCCAGCGGCGGCTGGCTCAAGAGCTCCCCGGTGATCCCGGGCCTCGGCTTCGCACTCGGCACCCGTGGCCAGATGGCCTGGCTGGACCAGGGGCACCCGAACGCGCTGGCACCGGGGAAACGCCCCCGGACCACACTGAGCCCCACCCTGGTCCTGGCCGACGGCCGGGCCCGGCTCGCCTTCGGCACGCCGGGCGGGGACCAGCAGGACCAGTGGACGCTCGGCTTCTTCCTGGCCCACGTCCACTTCGGACTCGACCTGCAACGCGCCGTCGAGACCCTCGCCTTCCACTCCGAGCACGTGCCGAGCTCCTTCACACCCCGCACCAGTCAGCCGCGCACCATCCGGATCGAGCGACGCTGCCCGGACCCGGTGACGGCCGAACTCCGGCGCCGGGGACACGAGGTCGAACCCGTCCCCGACTGGTCGCTGGGCAAGGTGTGCGCCGTGGGGAGCGACCCGGACGCCGGCCTGATCCGCGCGGCCGCGTCCCCGAGGGGCGAGCAGGCCTACGCGATCGCCCGATGA